The following coding sequences are from one Lolium rigidum isolate FL_2022 chromosome 6, APGP_CSIRO_Lrig_0.1, whole genome shotgun sequence window:
- the LOC124664508 gene encoding uncharacterized protein LOC124664508 has protein sequence MSSTLSLQTMRPAAGLGLRHGLPPCHALSPQSRRPRAVATVRCGAFQRDHYGGALVDESMTVLRRKIREARMAETNYEAPPGWASWEKRYYPAYVSDVSALAGTLQLMLMGTRPGVAVAVAALLLGGVPVSAAVALHLLGQAAGTVLQHVS, from the coding sequence ATGTCGTCTACCCTTTCACTTCAAACCATGCGGCCGGCCGCCGGGCTTGGACTCCGTCACGGATTGCCGCCGTGCCACGCCCTGTCGCCGCAATCGAGGAGGCCGCGGGCCGTGGCGACGGTGAGATGCGGCGCCTTCCAACGGGACCACTACGGCGGAGCGCTGGTGGACGAGAGTATGACGGTGCTGCGGCGAAAGATCCGGGAGGCGCGGATGGCGGAGACCAACTACGAGGCGCCGCCGGGGTGGGCATCGTGGGAGAAGCGCTACTACCCGGCGTACGTCTCCGACGTGTCCGCGCTCGCCGGCACGCTGCAGCTGATGCTCATGGGCACCAGGCCCGGcgtcgccgtggccgtggccgcgctgctgctcggcggcgtgccggtctccGCCGCAGTCGCCCTGCACCTCCTCGGGCAGGCGGCGGGAACCGTTCTGCAGCACGTTTCTTGA